One genomic region from Capra hircus breed San Clemente chromosome 18, ASM170441v1, whole genome shotgun sequence encodes:
- the HAMP gene encoding hepcidin codes for MALSTQTRATCLLLLVLLSLTSGSVLPPQTRQLTDLQTQHTAGAAAGLTPVLQRRRRDTHFPICIFCCGCCRKGTCGMCCKT; via the exons ATGGCACTGAGCACGCAGACCCGGGCCACCTGCCTTCTGCTCCTTGTCCTGCTCAGCCTGACCAGCGGCTCCGTTCTCCCTCCCCAG ACACGACAGCTCACAGACCTCCAAACTCAGCACACAGCTGGAGCAGCAGCTGGCTTGACG CCCGTGCTCCAGAGGCGGAGACGAGACACCCACTTTCCCATCTGCATCTTCTGCTGCGGCTGCTGTCGCAAAGGCACGTGTGGGATGTGCTGCAAGACGTAG